A single window of Cherax quadricarinatus isolate ZL_2023a chromosome 10, ASM3850222v1, whole genome shotgun sequence DNA harbors:
- the LOC128705234 gene encoding uncharacterized protein isoform X1 yields MNLSMISFRRVRGGRLLRALWAAGVGGLGTMYLVSLSLHSTLLLPLYCESECVQMVWEGCVAPESQVMLRHIRRQVLDPPQKQVAEPITPQEVDDPPWFNVRTWMVAEGAIRQVFAHKKRGVFVEVGAGSGVFMSHTAWLEYRRKWWGLLVEPRLEAYTHLRRRRKAVSARVCVSDYSHNKQDVLWSPGKTEDLSDHYRNMALSRSTLMAYVTQEDQQGSLATPVQCYTLEALVWAAFGHQRPIDLLVLDTAGGEYKILDTLQRLKISCLLVKYNTEVDRTFIMASARLLNLYPQHSATLQAERFLFFVNPSAGYNITSWERPT; encoded by the exons ATGAACCTGTCGATGATATCTTTTCGAAGAGTGAGGGGTGGGCGGCTGTTAAGGGCGCTGTGGGCTGCGGGTGTGGGCGGCCTGGGTACCATGTACCTTGTAAGCCTGTCACTGCACTCCACACTGCTGCTTCCATTGTACTGCGAGTCAG AGTGCGTCCAGATGGTGTGGGAGGGATGCGTGGCACCTGAGAGTCAGGTGATGCTGCGCCACATCCGGCGGCAGGTATTGGACCCACCACAGAAGCAGGTAGCAGAGCCCATCACCCCGCAGGAGGTGGACGACCCTCCTTGGTTCAACGTCAGAACGTGGATGGTCGCTGAGGGTGCCATCCGCCAGGTGTTTGCTCACAAA aagagaggagtgttCGTGGAGGTGGGAGCAGGTTCTGGTGTCTTCATGTCTCACACAGCTTGGCTCGAATACCGACGTAAGTGGTGGGGTCTTCTGGTTGAGCCTAGGCTAGAGGCCTACACTCACCTCCGGCGTCGCAGGAAGGCTGTGAGTGCCCGAGTCTGTGTCTCAGACTACAGCCATAACAAACAG GATGTGCTGTGGTCACCAGGCAAAACTGAGGACCTCTCAGACCACTACAGGAACATGGCACTCTCGAGGTCTACCCTCATGGCCTACGTAACCCAGGAG GACCAACAAGGGTCCCTGGCCACGCCCGTGCAGTGCTACACCCTCGAAGCCCTAGTGTGGGCGGCGTTTGGTCACCAGCGGCCCATCGACTTATTGGTGCTGGACACTGCCGGAGGGGAATACAAGATCCTCGATACTCTGCAGAGACTCAAAATTTCG TGTCTGTTGGTTAagtacaacactgaagtagaccGGACCTTCATCATGGCCTCAGCACGATTACTGAACCTGTACCCTCAGCACTCAGCAACCCTGCAGGCTGAAAGATTCCTTTTCTTCGTCAATCCTAGTGCCGGGTACAACATCACTTCCTGGGAGCGGCCTACTTGA
- the LOC128705234 gene encoding uncharacterized protein isoform X2, translated as MVWEGCVAPESQVMLRHIRRQVLDPPQKQVAEPITPQEVDDPPWFNVRTWMVAEGAIRQVFAHKKRGVFVEVGAGSGVFMSHTAWLEYRRKWWGLLVEPRLEAYTHLRRRRKAVSARVCVSDYSHNKQDVLWSPGKTEDLSDHYRNMALSRSTLMAYVTQEDQQGSLATPVQCYTLEALVWAAFGHQRPIDLLVLDTAGGEYKILDTLQRLKISCLLVKYNTEVDRTFIMASARLLNLYPQHSATLQAERFLFFVNPSAGYNITSWERPT; from the exons ATGGTGTGGGAGGGATGCGTGGCACCTGAGAGTCAGGTGATGCTGCGCCACATCCGGCGGCAGGTATTGGACCCACCACAGAAGCAGGTAGCAGAGCCCATCACCCCGCAGGAGGTGGACGACCCTCCTTGGTTCAACGTCAGAACGTGGATGGTCGCTGAGGGTGCCATCCGCCAGGTGTTTGCTCACAAA aagagaggagtgttCGTGGAGGTGGGAGCAGGTTCTGGTGTCTTCATGTCTCACACAGCTTGGCTCGAATACCGACGTAAGTGGTGGGGTCTTCTGGTTGAGCCTAGGCTAGAGGCCTACACTCACCTCCGGCGTCGCAGGAAGGCTGTGAGTGCCCGAGTCTGTGTCTCAGACTACAGCCATAACAAACAG GATGTGCTGTGGTCACCAGGCAAAACTGAGGACCTCTCAGACCACTACAGGAACATGGCACTCTCGAGGTCTACCCTCATGGCCTACGTAACCCAGGAG GACCAACAAGGGTCCCTGGCCACGCCCGTGCAGTGCTACACCCTCGAAGCCCTAGTGTGGGCGGCGTTTGGTCACCAGCGGCCCATCGACTTATTGGTGCTGGACACTGCCGGAGGGGAATACAAGATCCTCGATACTCTGCAGAGACTCAAAATTTCG TGTCTGTTGGTTAagtacaacactgaagtagaccGGACCTTCATCATGGCCTCAGCACGATTACTGAACCTGTACCCTCAGCACTCAGCAACCCTGCAGGCTGAAAGATTCCTTTTCTTCGTCAATCCTAGTGCCGGGTACAACATCACTTCCTGGGAGCGGCCTACTTGA